gatcttcggccactcctcagaaagccactgctgcatctcctggctgctgacagccccactttcgcctgaaatggcCTTTCCTACAAGGCCATGGCGGTTTTTAAACCATTGCAGCCATCTAGTGCCACCGCTAAAGTTCTCTTCGCCAAGAGCCgtagcaaaccatttggccttttTGATTAAGGTTGGGCCATCCACGGGAATATTTTTCGCTCGGATTTCAAGAAACCACGTGTAGAGTGCCTTCTCCACTTTGTCAAAAGCAGCAGGGCGCAAACGACACGCGCCCGAGCGACTTTCCTCACCTGCTTTAAGcttgatgtcctgcttgttttttaacaacGTACTTAAAGTACTCCGCGGAATGCCGAATGCGTCTGCCACGGAGGACTTCTCTTCTCCATTCTCGATACACCGGATTACTTCAAGCTTTCTTGCAAAGTCcagattcttcctcttttttatgtcCGCGGATGCCATAGCTCACCAGATGACTGCAATCACACACGTTACACACGGCACGTTGAAACAGAGGTACACACAACACGCACGATGTgcagatggagcagtccgagcgaagcctgttcgagcgacagtcaacggggctgcgaaggaacgacaaagggaaaagaaaggagAGAGCGGGGAAAAAGATCGGCGGAATATGCCATCGAAGGCGCTATGTTCGTTTTTTGAGCCCTCTCTGGCTCTCTCGTCTCCCCTGGCCCACGAGCGACCGTGCCGacccttcactctctctctctcccttttcccagGAAGCGTGGCATGGAAACGTCGCCGCGTCTCCATGCCGCGCACTCTCTTCGATGAGCTCCAATGCCATTGCCCAATGCACACGCCGGCGGTAGAGGCGGAGCGAGAGAGCTCGCGCCGGTGGGGCGCAAGAACGGGGGAAAGGCTCTGCGTCTCCGTCGCTAGGCGACGGCCGCGCATACGCAGAGGAGGAGCCTGCTGACTGACTCTGCGGAAAAGTTTACCTCTGAGGACCGGACACGAATGTCTTTGGGAAAAGCGCACCTTCCAGGGGCGCGGCACAGcgcgccgttcgatatatcgaatgtccaacgaaaatggaattcgatatactacgcaattgtcctatacttttacatagtattttcaagggggtaatctgtgtgttcgatatagccaataattcgaaatatgcgggttcgatatatccgggttcgactgtaacAGTAAAACAGCATAAGATACTCATCACACCATCATCTCTGTCATGAGGTTCTTCGCACTTTAGCCGGCAAACCAAGCAATCTTGAAAGTCAAGTGCGGCTTCTAAGCTATGTTTCATCTGAATACTTTCATGCAAAGTATCCACGTGTGTGCAGGAACTCATCAGCACAAAAATGTTCAGCCTGCAAAGTTTGTGTAACGAATTCTGAAAAGGACAAGGATGGGTGAACTCCCCCACAGGCACTGAGAACACAAACCTGGTCGTTGCAGGGCATGACGAGCATGCCGCCAATCTTGAGCAGGGCCTTGAGCACAGCCGCCTGCTCGGGCGGGCAGGAGGCCCCGCAGTAGATGCGGTCGTAGCGGCGGCCTCCCGCATCCAGTGTCAGGCAGTTGCCCACCACAAAGCGCGGCTCGCAAAAGTCGTGCTCCTCCAGCGCTTGACTTGAGCGCATGAACTGTGACACCTGGAAGGGAAAGGCAGCGAAGTGGGGAAGGGGTAGGGTCGACCAATCGCAGctggtgtaataataataattgttttttttggggggaaaggaaatggcccagtatctgtctcatatatcgttggacatgttggacacctgaaccgtaagggaagggataaaggagggagtgaaagaagaaaggaagagagaggtgccgtagtggagggctgcggaataatttcgaccacctcaggaTCTTtagcatctttaacgtgcactgacatcgcaaagcacacgggtgccttagcgttttgcctccataaaaacgcagccgctgcggtcgggatcgaacccaggaactccgagcgccctaaccactactgatccggagttcccaggttcgaacccgaccgcggtggctgcgtttttatggaggcaaaacgctaaggagcccgtgtgctgtgcgatgtcagtgcacgttaaagatccccaggtggtcgaaattattccagagccctccactacggcacctctcttcctttcttctttcactccctcctttatcccttcccttacggtgcggttcaggtgtccaacgatatagccAATAGTATGACAGCAAAGTTGCTTATATGCAAGCTGGCATGTATTACATGGAACAGACTCATGCACAAGAAAACTGTGGTCAGGATGCATACTGGACATACCAGCCAGTTCAGGTTTCATTATCAAAAGCGCAAAAGAACCCGTTCTTTGGTGATCCGCCAAACATAACTACGTCGAAAAGGAGGCCAATAACTGCACACTTATCAGTCTAAGCACTTCGTACTTCCGCCTTATCTTTGAGATAAGAAGCATAATGACACCACACTCAATTCTGAACCTTGTGTGAGAAAGTAGAAAAGATTGAGCATGTGGCAAACAAAGCAAGCGCTTAAACACTTCAatgcaaaataatttatttttctcaTTACACGTGGGGATGACAAGTAAATGCCTAATAAATACTGAAGTCAGAACAGCATTCTCGATTAGTAAGAGCAAGCAAAGTAAATGAAATATGGCTATCAAATAAATGGCGTCAAATACCAACTTAAACCCTGAACATTTGCAGTTTTCAAAAACTAGAAAGAGAATGGCAGAAAGGACACTACAGTAGGATGCAACTAAAGAAAGAAGAGCAGTTTGTAAAAATGGCTTATTCCCATATTAGTACACTTCTGACCAATCGCAACAGTGagcaaaatcagctttttaatgtttgactacatcaaacaagccatcaaAATTCTTGAACTTTCTCGTCTAGTGATCCGCTTCTgctttaggtaacaagaaaagctttaacaacaGTCTACTTTTTGTCACTGAGGAATTCTGTGTGGTGGTCACAGCAGACTTTGGTTGTATCTGATTACAGCACTATCAAATACGATATTCTCCAGCTCATGAATTGGCATTAAGAAGTGGAGGCCGATGAAAGTGCACTGAAGTGGACATAATGGAAGCGAGCAAAAAGTTTTATCATGTTAAAATTTTTATCCACAAAGAAATTAAGATTTTGAAGGCACTTAGGGAAAGTTCAAATGATTATGCACTGTTGCGGCAGAGAGAACAACTGCCAAGCACACTACACTTATAATGAACATGACCATCACATGTCAATCGTTCGTTATATCCACATATCCGCAATAACAGGACTGGCCCTCAATGAACATGACCATCACACATCAATCGTTCGTTATATCCAGATACCTGCAATAACAGGACTGGCCCTTATATAAATTACAAGCGCAAGGTAAGACTATCATGGCGCGCTATCTAAGTGGTATTTGACAGTGGCCATCCAATCGGCCAAGTTTTGACGCTGGATGGTATGTTTTTGTGCATTGAAATGAACGGGACGATTGGCTCTGTGATTTTAGGCCTAGTACGTCACGTGATGAAAGGCTGCTTTCAATTAAGGGACGGGCGTACATCATTGAGAAGCAAATTTGTGCCACAAATATGGTAATATCTGTATTTTCTGTATCACACCGAAGCTGCGTGCAGGTGCAGTGGTGGCTGCCGTTTTCACTCACAGGAAACATTGCACACTGTCTTAGCTTGTCTTAGCTTGAGTCAGTTTCTGAGGCAAATAAGGTGCAAATAAGGCCCCGTCTCTTTCGCACCTTGAGGCGTGCATACTGCACAACATCTTCGTGCAGCTCCACGCCATGGTTGACGCCATGGGATCCAAGCAGCAAACCAGCAACAGTGCTCAGGTAGCCTGTCCCACTGCCGAGGTTGAGAAAGGACATGCCTGGACGTAGCTGTAGCGCCTCCAGAACCTGTCACAAAGTGCAGACAACTTTAAGGATTTCCAAGTCCGACATGAAGCCCCAGCACAAGGCTTTGCCCTAAATGCTCTTCAATTCATTGTACCTTGTGCGTGACACTGATAAAGAAAATACTGCATACTACATGAACACCAACACGCACGCATTAGAGCTCTCTGAATGCACCACGATGAGGGCCACGATTAAAACCACATCGGACACAACCACATAACAGGCTAACTAATGAGCTACAGTGGAGAAGGTGGcagtgctgctacatttgtcactATCGGTTAGACTAAGCCGGTGACAAACTTTGGCTAGTTTTCTAAAGCTGACACTCCTCTAATGTTCAATGTAGAAACAAAATATCGTTTCCAGGAAAGGGAGGAATTAATGCCGACTGGTGCTCGAACAGGTCTCCGGACCACATAAAAGTAAACTGAGATATGCAGGTGTAACATCTACCTGCACTTGCCTAATGTCTCAACCATGCAACAAAAAAACATGCCTCCCATTTCCACTTCAGCTGCCAGCAGACAGGATTGTCACATTCAAGCCAAACCCACAACAGCAGCATAACTAGGCCTAATCGAACAATATAACTAAGCTGTCCAGATGAAAAGGATCAGGTTACAATACACACATTTCCTGTTATACCTCTAAACTATCCTTACATTACATAATTTTAATTTACTAAGACATGCCTATCTGATTATGTGGCAAGAAACAATGCAGCCAGGTTTGAACGTTTTCCAGCACACACAGAAAAACACTATTCTTTTGCAAAGTTCTAAAATTTCTCCCGGCAGCTTAAGCTGTTGTAAGACACTAATGGAATCACAGCTGACTGAAGATTTCTTTACTCCTACAAAGGGCACAATCAAAAATCACTAATCAGAACACACCTCAGAGTATATGCAGGGTGCTGATAGGTGCAAATTGCCTTGCTTCCAAGCAAGGTCTCTATAGGCGTTTTCTTTGCAGCCATCAGCATAGTAGTGTGCACGGTCGACGGCACGCAGCGCCCCCTCAACATCAGGGCTGCGGATGTAGTCCGCCTCGACCAAGTGGtccacgagctcatcgttgtccTCACCCGCACTCACAGCGCCCCCCATGGCCTGCAGTCAGCAGCGGATAGCAGCACACAACCAAAATAAACCCACAGCAAATTCAAATGAACATACATTATTTGTATCAAGAAAATAGTGCAAACTAAAAGAACACAGACATCAGGTTGAAATGCTAATTTTGCATGCACCTCCTGTCCAGCAATGTACCGCTTGCAATCCTTTACATTCTAAATATTTATCAGTCGATTACCAACCTGCAGTAAAATTTTGCCACAGAGACGCAAGTTAATTTGGGCACCGTTCCCATGTTTCAAGCTCTCACAGGATGACGATGCATTGtcccagggaaaaaaaaaaaaattttcttgtgaAATGCTGTACGTAGGCTAGTGTGACATTTCAAGGTTGCACACAAGTCAGGTGGCCTACAAGTACACCAACTGGATCAAACTTGCAATCCAAGTTTCCCATGAACTCTACGAAACGACGAGAGCAGCAAAAAAGCATGAAACCAGCTGCAAGTGTAGGACCATTTTCAAAGGCAGCCGATAAGTAACACACCAGGTGAGATACGTTCATTTCACAAGAGACAATACCTTCCTGCCTCCTCACCTCTAGTCCACCAAACCTGCTGCTCCAACCTGTAGATTTTCGACTCTCTCTCTTAATTTTCTTGACTCACACAGCTGAATTGGCAATAGCAATTCTTGCAATAAAGCTGTTTATATACAGAAACACTTAATATTGGAAGATCAGACACGCTGCACCAATGCAAATTACCAAGAACATTTACTTCAGAGAACTTGCTATTGGGCTAGCTGGTTTCAGTCCATTCTTGATTTTCAAGGCATGAAAACCGTGTTTTGTCCCGTTTTTGTGCCTCAACAATATTCGCTTcaattagaaaaaaaggaaaagaaaacctACCTGAACTCTTTATCTGCTCTCAATTTTGACGACACTACTACAGTGACCCTATTGCCACAAATTTGCCCACTCCCACACATAGCTAAGCCAAATGCCCATAGATGACAGCCCATTCACGAGAGCCTTCCCTCCCTGGCCCACATAATCCCTGTGGCTTAGGACCACCTGAACAATGCTTTAACTGGGTCTACAAAGTAAATTTTGGCTGAGTGTTTCCTTTGTAAAGATGCTAAGGCATTAGTATACTTAGATCACCATGTGGTTTTGCCTGCGGTGTCTGTTTCAACAATCCAGCAATGGCTGTAACATCAAAGATCGgtataggtcacatgaggcatgaagaAATCTGCAAAATAATTGCTGCTTCAGCATATTCATTCACTACAATGTtaaagccagccagccagcctgacTAATGAGCCACAATCACAGCGAAAGAAGTAATgataatattgcagttttttcatgtctaatGTTAGCTATCCTGCTGTTTTGATATCACAGCCattgtttggctgttgaaacaagCGGCAccagagaagaaattcaattacataTTTAGCAGCCATAGGCGAATAGTACATAGTGATGCATATAAGTTAATGTCTTACATATcactgcaaagaagaaaacatgcaaccgtAATTTGGTGTCTAAATTCTTTTAACATAAATATGCTTAGATAAGATTCCCAGAAGTGCCACTCATTAACACCTTCACATAATCTAAGCTAACTCTGTTTGTTCCAGTTACATCATGTGAACAAAGGTGAATGTATCGGAAATTAGCACATAAAAAACCAAAGCAGAGAACGCCATAATGAACACTAATGGCTACAAGTGTTATGCTGCACTTCGCTCAGATGCCTGCAgttaaccatttttttttttgatgaataCATAACTTAATCACACACCGCAACACAGTGGCATGCAGTGGCAAGCCGTTGTTCCAAACACGAATGGCTCTCACAAGTTCAGAACAACCTTTGGTATTGGTATGAAGACAGAGAAAAAGAACTGTCAACTGCACAAGCAGCTTAGGTGAATTTATTTTGGTGAAGAATGCAGCCTGGCCTGACCTGTCCAGATACAAACAAAAGTTCTTTCCCATGGAGATTGCTCATGCATTGATGGCAGAAAGAAACAGTGCTGGAACTGGTAACGTTGCATACAGCTACAAATGTGGTGATCACCGTTGTGGGTGAAAAGCCTGGCTCACATGGAGCGCTGCTTTCCTGTGCTGTAACATGGTTACTGACAAACTATCCTGCACTACTAAGCATTGTATGCAGTAGGAGCTGGCACCATCCACATGCCCCAAAGGGGACAATGCCAGAAGTGAACTAATCTAATCAAGTAGAAGGCAAAATTGTTTTACCTCTGTCAATAAACAAATATGGCCTCTCTGTGACGGAGCTCATGGTTGTGGGATAATGCAATACATCAACGCAACACACAGTGCATGTTAAGAACCCATGAATATAGCACTCAATAAGAGTTGCAACGAATGACAGGACAGGATGGCCGCAGTGCTTTCTGGGCACACGGAGCCAAGCGGTGCTTTCGAAAACAAAAGGGAAAGGATTTTGCCATTCCGACCATCACACTCCAACCCGTGCTATCTGCCCTTGGCCCTTTATCACTTGCCCTTCACCCCGGTGACAACTTCTATGCTGTCATGCTTTCTggcataacattttttttttccttcacttccTTACCTCCAAATTTTACCAGTGCAAAAAGTGACTGTCATGACAACAAAGCTTCAAAGAGATGTGCAGTGGCACAGTAGCTAATGCTGCCACTAAATTACTTTCAGTCCTTCCTGTGAACAGCACATTTCTGTTTTGCAGTTTAGTTATCTGCAGTTAGCCTGCCTGCCAGCAAAAAAGTGAAAGCGCCCAAAAGATAAAATGATGCCTTCAGATTGCAAAGAGCAGATTTGTGGAGGAGATTGCTGACTGCTAAAAAGGCAGAGCACATCACTTGTGTGTCCAGGAAGTGATGTGGCCACTGATGATGTGTTGTTGATGTGTTGTTGTGTTGAAGTGATGTGTTGTTGCAAGCCATACTGAGCATGACAGTACAACACAAGTGACCGAATACTATAGACACAGGCAAGCATGCTTGACAAGCGTTCTTGCTGCAATAAATAAAGCGCAGTAAGCATACTGTTACAGCGTGCCAAGAAAATACAGAAGATAGAGCACCTAACAGGCACCGAGCATCGGCTGCCTCCATGACGGCACTCCGACATACTGCTAGTTTCCAAACAAAAAGGTGGTCTATAGCCAACGCTACTAATGGCACTGAGCATAGTGAGATTAGCGCTTCTTTTTCAGATACTGCTGCAAAAACTTAATCAAAATTGGCAATGCAATGCGATTACATGCAATACATAGTAACAAAGCTTCCCCTAAAGGATGTGCCCAATTAGTAAGCTGCTCGGATGCAACATATTACACTAGTCTGCTGGACAGGTCATTCCAAAAGAAATCAAGCATGCAACAACTGCTGCTTACTTGCATTAGAACTACGGCAAAAACTTCAAGTGCAAAGCAACACTTAACGCTAAGTTGCAAACTTTAACAAATCAGGAACAATACAAACAAGCTGTAGCACTTATAACTAATTCAAAGCTATGCGGGCAGTTAACTGGGGGCATTGGATGACTTGGTCTTTCCTACATGACTGCCTCTGCTGCCTGACACACCACCTGTCATTTGTTACTGGCTGCTAAAACATAAAAAATCGCATATTTCCATCGTTTCTTCAGTTCGAATCCAAACAGCGCGACATGCTCTAACAAAATCAAGCACTTCCAAGGTTGTGAAATAATACTTCAGCAACATCTGTACATCAAGACAAAAATTTTGTCCATAATGCTGGTTCACGGCATTCAACAGCACTGCTTCAAACAAGTCTCTTACAGCAATGTCTTCCGCGTGCAGTGATTATACGCCTATTTCAGACCGCGAAAATGTCACATGCAACTCGTATCTCATTGTGAACAGGGCTCCTTCAGATAATCGGGCAAACGACGTAT
This portion of the Amblyomma americanum isolate KBUSLIRL-KWMA chromosome 10, ASM5285725v1, whole genome shotgun sequence genome encodes:
- the LOC144108028 gene encoding protein-L-isoaspartate O-methyltransferase domain-containing protein 1-like isoform X3, coding for MDYFFLRMLGNWSAMGGAVSAGEDNDELVDHLVEADYIRSPDVEGALRAVDRAHYYADGCKENAYRDLAWKQGNLHLSAPCIYSEVLEALQLRPGMSFLNLGSGTGYLSTVAGLLLGSHGVNHGVELHEDVVQYARLKVSQFMRSSQALEEHDFCEPRFVVGNCLTLDAGGRRYDRIYCGASCPPEQAAVLKALLKIGGMLVMPCNDQLVQVKRSGEDAWLEKNILPVSFASLVLPQKGCPEVTLPDYQPSSLQELSRGTIRRLLRARLDREQPTRTPHRRSHPRLRSGGSSSSTAVVLAASSARASSGSSDGGDRDEPHRKRSAGGESSLLWKRVALDDVCPHHATEQPPPPPQLRQRILELPLPPRLKTYLNFGRQL
- the LOC144108028 gene encoding protein-L-isoaspartate O-methyltransferase domain-containing protein 1-like isoform X6 — protein: MGGAVSAGEDNDELVDHLVEADYIRSPDVEGALRAVDRAHYYADGCKENAYRDLAWKQGNLHLSAPCIYSEVLEALQLRPGMSFLNLGSGTGYLSTVAGLLLGSHGVNHGVELHEDVVQYARLKVSQFMRSSQALEEHDFCEPRFVVGNCLTLDAGGRRYDRIYCGASCPPEQAAVLKALLKIGGMLVMPCNDQLVQVKRSGEDAWLEKNILPVSFASLVLPQKGCPEVTLPDYQPSSLQELSRGTIRRLLRARLDREQPTRTPHRRSHPRLRSGGSSSSTAVVLAASSARASSGSSDGGDRDEPHRKRSAGGESSLLWKRVALDDVCPHHATEQPPPPPQLRQRILELPLPPRLKTYLNFGRQL
- the LOC144108028 gene encoding protein-L-isoaspartate O-methyltransferase domain-containing protein 1-like isoform X1, producing the protein MDYFFLRMLGNWSAMGGAVSAGEDNDELVDHLVEADYIRSPDVEGALRAVDRAHYYADGCKENAYRDLAWKQGNLHLSAPCIYSEVLEALQLRPGMSFLNLGSGTGYLSTVAGLLLGSHGVNHGVELHEDVVQYARLKVSQFMRSSQALEEHDFCEPRFVVGNCLTLDAGGRRYDRIYCGASCPPEQAAVLKALLKIGGMLVMPCNDQLVQVKRSGEDAWLEKNILPVSFASLVLPQKGCPEVTLPDYQPSSLQELSRGTIRRLLRARLDREQPTRTPHRRSHPRLRSGGSSSSTAVVLAASSARASSGSSDGGDRDEPHRKRSAGGESSLLWKRVALDDVCPHHATWLPSRSCFRQQEQPPPPPQLRQRILELPLPPRLKTYLNFGRQL
- the LOC144108028 gene encoding protein-L-isoaspartate O-methyltransferase domain-containing protein 1-like isoform X2, whose product is MDYFFLRMLGNWSAMGGAVSAGEDNDELVDHLVEADYIRSPDVEGALRAVDRAHYYADGCKENAYRDLAWKQGNLHLSAPCIYSEVLEALQLRPGMSFLNLGSGTGYLSTVAGLLLGSHGVNHGVELHEDVVQYARLKVSQFMRSSQALEEHDFCEPRFVVGNCLTLDAGGRRYDRIYCGASCPPEQAAVLKALLKIGGMLVMPCNDQLVQVKRSGEDAWLEKNILPVSFASLVLPQKGCPEVTLPDYQPSSLQELSRGTIRRLLRARLDREQPTRTPHRRSHPRLRSGGSSSSTAVVLAASSARASSGSSDGGDRDEPHRKRSAGGESSLLWKRVALDDVCPHHATQEQPPPPPQLRQRILELPLPPRLKTYLNFGRQL
- the LOC144108028 gene encoding protein-L-isoaspartate O-methyltransferase domain-containing protein 1-like isoform X5 — protein: MGGAVSAGEDNDELVDHLVEADYIRSPDVEGALRAVDRAHYYADGCKENAYRDLAWKQGNLHLSAPCIYSEVLEALQLRPGMSFLNLGSGTGYLSTVAGLLLGSHGVNHGVELHEDVVQYARLKVSQFMRSSQALEEHDFCEPRFVVGNCLTLDAGGRRYDRIYCGASCPPEQAAVLKALLKIGGMLVMPCNDQLVQVKRSGEDAWLEKNILPVSFASLVLPQKGCPEVTLPDYQPSSLQELSRGTIRRLLRARLDREQPTRTPHRRSHPRLRSGGSSSSTAVVLAASSARASSGSSDGGDRDEPHRKRSAGGESSLLWKRVALDDVCPHHATQEQPPPPPQLRQRILELPLPPRLKTYLNFGRQL
- the LOC144108028 gene encoding protein-L-isoaspartate O-methyltransferase domain-containing protein 1-like isoform X4; its protein translation is MGGAVSAGEDNDELVDHLVEADYIRSPDVEGALRAVDRAHYYADGCKENAYRDLAWKQGNLHLSAPCIYSEVLEALQLRPGMSFLNLGSGTGYLSTVAGLLLGSHGVNHGVELHEDVVQYARLKVSQFMRSSQALEEHDFCEPRFVVGNCLTLDAGGRRYDRIYCGASCPPEQAAVLKALLKIGGMLVMPCNDQLVQVKRSGEDAWLEKNILPVSFASLVLPQKGCPEVTLPDYQPSSLQELSRGTIRRLLRARLDREQPTRTPHRRSHPRLRSGGSSSSTAVVLAASSARASSGSSDGGDRDEPHRKRSAGGESSLLWKRVALDDVCPHHATWLPSRSCFRQQEQPPPPPQLRQRILELPLPPRLKTYLNFGRQL